The genomic window CTCGGCACCGGCCTCGACGTACCCCTGCCCGACGTGTTCGATCGCGGTCCGCATCCCCCCGGACGTCGGCCCCACGAAGTTCGCGAGCTGGGCGATCCTCAGCCCATTCATGCGACCCGCCGTACGGCCGCGGCGTCCCGGAGTACTTCGGCGTAGTGGCGGTCGACCAAGTCGTCGACGACAGCCGCCCAGGTACGGGACTGGACCCGCTCCAGTCCGTTCGCGGCCATCCGACCGCGCGCCGTCGGGTGGTCGAGCAGCGTCCGTACGGCGTCCCGCAGCGAACCGGGCTGCCCCGGTTCGAACAACAGGCCGTTCTCGCCCGGGTGGATCAGGTCGAGCGGACCGCCCGCGGCCGGGCCGACGGTGGCGACCCCGGATGCCTGCGCCTCTTGGATCGTCTGGCAGAACGTCTCGTGCTCGCCGGTGTGCACGAACACGTCCAGCCCGGCGAAGATCGACGCCAGGTCGGTGCCCCGGCGCATCCCCAGAAAGGTTGCCGTGGGCAACGCATTCTCCAGCGCGGCGCGGTCCGGGCCGTCGCCGACGATCACGATCCGGCAGTCCAGGTCGGTCAGCTCGGCGAGCCGCCGGACCTTCTTCTCCGCGGCGAGCCGGCCGACGTACCCGACGATCGGCTTCCCGTCGGGCGAGATCTCCCGGCGCCACTCGGCGTCGCGGTGCGACGGGTCGAACAGGTCGAGGTTCACGCCACGGCCCCACCGGTACACCCGCGGTACGCCGCGCTGTACGAGCGCGTCGACGGCCGACGTCGACGGCGCCAGCGTGCGGTCCGCGCGGGAGTGGGTGCGGCTCACCCAGCGCCAGATGCCCCGGTCCGCGGCGGCGTACCAGGGGTACTGCCGGGCGAAGCCGGCGATGTCGGTCTGGAAGATCGCGACCGTCGGTACCCCGAGCCTGCGGGCCGCGCGCAGCCCGTACGCCCCGATGATGAACGGCGACGCGAGATGGACGAGGTCCGGACGGAAGTCGGCCATCGCGCGCTCGATCGACGGATCCGGCAGGCCGACCGGGTACTCCTTGTAGCCCGGCGTCCGGAAGCTGCGGGCACGCAGCACCGGTACGTCGGCGTAGCTGTCGGGGCCCGGCCCCGGGGCGATGATCAGCAGGTCGTGCCCGCGGGCGCGGAGCCGGTCGGCGACGTGCCGAGCCGTGTTCGCGACGCCGTTGATCTGCGGCAGGAAGGTCTCGGC from Kribbella jejuensis includes these protein-coding regions:
- a CDS encoding glycosyltransferase family 4 protein, with protein sequence MRIVMVAETFLPQINGVANTARHVADRLRARGHDLLIIAPGPGPDSYADVPVLRARSFRTPGYKEYPVGLPDPSIERAMADFRPDLVHLASPFIIGAYGLRAARRLGVPTVAIFQTDIAGFARQYPWYAAADRGIWRWVSRTHSRADRTLAPSTSAVDALVQRGVPRVYRWGRGVNLDLFDPSHRDAEWRREISPDGKPIVGYVGRLAAEKKVRRLAELTDLDCRIVIVGDGPDRAALENALPTATFLGMRRGTDLASIFAGLDVFVHTGEHETFCQTIQEAQASGVATVGPAAGGPLDLIHPGENGLLFEPGQPGSLRDAVRTLLDHPTARGRMAANGLERVQSRTWAAVVDDLVDRHYAEVLRDAAAVRRVA